In Castor canadensis chromosome 11, mCasCan1.hap1v2, whole genome shotgun sequence, a single genomic region encodes these proteins:
- the Sft2d2 gene encoding vesicle transport protein SFT2B, with amino-acid sequence MDKLKKVLSGQDTEDRSGLSEVVESSSLSWGTRIKGFIACFAIGIICSLLGTFLLWVPKKGLHLFAVFYTFGNIASIGSTIFLMGPLKQLKRMFEPTRLIATILVLLCFALTLCSAFWWHNKGLALIFCILQSLALTWYSLSFIPFARDAVKKCFAVCLA; translated from the exons ATGGacaagctgaagaaggtgctgagCGGGCAGGACACCGAGGACCGGAGCGGCCTGTCCGAG gTAGTTGAGTCATCTTCGTTAAGCTGGGGAACCAGAATAAAAGGCTTCATTGCGTGTTTTGCTATAGGAATTATCTGCTCACTGTTG GGTACTTTTCTACTGTGGGTGCCCAAAAAAGGACTACACCTCTTTGCAGTGTTTTACACCTTCGGGAACATTGCATCAATTGGAAG CACCATCTTCCTCATGGGACCCCTGAAGCAGCTGAAGCGCATGTTTGAGCCTACGCGTCTGATTGCTACGATCCTGGTGCTG TTGTGTTTTGCACTTACCCTGTGTTCTGCCTTTTGG tggcaTAACAAGGGACTTGCACTTATCTTCTGCATCTTGCAGTCCTTGGCCTTGACGTG GTATAGCCTTTCCTTCATACCATTTGCAAG